The Astatotilapia calliptera chromosome 2, fAstCal1.2, whole genome shotgun sequence genome includes a window with the following:
- the LOC113007340 gene encoding protein RD3, translating into MKMFPWSAVFSLEPKVPGQRTTEELVTNTLMLELGAMVKRTERIRLERATEGRRRRRSSSSTADYSWLATTPTPQPYELTPNDLLELQDLCAKIPPAQCGPVIVRFRRLVSQMEPEVHEVPRLFRSVLRDCVDEANGNDEVPTQEVVFEKQQRSKSLSFVTFRTKFRTGYFPKGSNLRGSRGNLQQQVEWSDEEEDGEGEEEEAIKARARKGRSKSMPEITPIEQSAHG; encoded by the exons ATGAAG aTGTTTCCTTGGTCCGCTGTTTTCTCCCTTGAGCCTAAAGTGCCCGGCCAGCGAACAACTGAGGAGCTGGTAACCAACACCCTGATGCTGGAGCTTGGGGCCATGGTGAAGCGCACTGAACGCATCCGTTTGGAGAGGGCGACGGAGGGTCGTCGCCGCCGTCGCAGCTCTTCCTCTACAGCAGACTACAGCTGGCTGGCAACCACCCCGACCCCACAGCCCTATGAGCTCACTCCCAATGACCTGCTGGAGCTGCAAGACCTCTGTGCCAAAATCCCTCCTGCACAGTGTGGGCCTGTGATTGTCAG GTTCAGGAGGCTGGTGTCACAGATGGAGCCCGAGGTTCACGAGGTTCCTCGGCTCTTTCGCTCAGTGCTGCGTGACTGTGTGGATGAGGCGAACGGAAACGATGAGGTTCCGACCCAGGAAGTGGTGTTTGAGAAGCAGCAGCGCAGCAAAAGCCTCTCCTTTGTCACTTTCCGCACAAAATTCCGCACGGGGTATTTCCCAAAGGGCAGCAACTTGAGAGGCTCCAGGGGGAACCTGCAGCAGCAAGTGGAATGgtctgatgaggaggaggatggagaaggggaggaggaggaagcaatCAAAGCCAGGGCGAGGAAGGGAAGGAGTAAGAGCATGCCAGAGATCACCCCTATAGAGCAGAGTGCTCATGGGTGA